Sequence from the Maribellus comscasis genome:
CCTATTCTGATAACCTCTGCCATCAGTCTTACTTCAGAGTGAATGATAAAACAGATTTCATTTTGCGATACCGGTCCGTCGCATTCAACCATAACCAGGTTGGAGATTATTCCGGTTATTTTTCCCTTTGTACTCATGTGTTTTATTTTGCAACGCTAAATTCTTCCGGAAATACATAACTTGTTTTTAGTTCGGTCAACAATTTTTCAAGCAGTTCTTTGCCCGTTTTTTTATCCAGTTTTGTCCAGCGTTCAATCATTTTTAGTTTAATCGTATAGCTCAGTATTTTTTCAATGGTGAAATAGAAAAAGAAAGTCTGCTCATCGAGGTAGTTCCACTTTATTTTATCGATGTTTTTTTCTTTTTCAATCATTTTCATATCGGTTTCAATCACCCTGATAATTTCAGATGCAAAAGGAATTTCATCATCAAAATATTCCGGTTTTAGTCGGTTTTCCAGTAAAAGCGAATTCATTACATTGGTTTCCTCAGTATGAATCAGGTGCTCGGACATTTCATATTTATAAGAGAGACAATGAAATGCAGTAATGAGGTTGTTGATCTTCAGGTCGAACAAAAACCAATCTCTCAAAAAGCGGTTTTTGATTTTGACTGCATATTCATTAAAGAGTGTATGGAGTTTATTTTCAGCAAGAAGATGATGTTGTTTTATGTCTTTATTTTTTATCCATTTTAAAAACTGAATCATGTATTCCGGAATTTCAGTGGGATTTTCAATTTGTTCGTCAAGAAATTTTTTTGCGAAATTCCCTGAACAGTTAAAAGTAGCGCCGGAATCAAAAATCTGGTTAAGCAGGTTGTCATTGTCGTCAGGATAAAACAGCATCCTTACAAATTCAAAATCAGCCGGAATAAGATCATTTTTTAATATCCTGCGAAATGATACAGGAGTAATTTCTGATTTGAGTTCATCAAAAAACAAATCGGGCAGTCCGGCAATCAAACAGTAATAATTTTTTTTAAACATGGTCGAATTTTAAATGGTAACCATACAAGTATCTCATCTAAAACCCAGTTTACTAGTTGCTTTTTCTGGTCTTATTGATAGCTGTCAAGCATTGTTCACTAATCTTCGAATAACAATTTTTGTGTTGTCTCTTTTAAATAGGTTTTAAAATAGTTTTCAAAATCAAGGTCGGTAAACCGCACGACAAAACGATCGTCTTTTGGTCCGATTTTGAAGCCGGTTTTTAGCTTTGAATCCACCTGCACATCAAGGCCTTTTTTCATTGCTTCTGCAGCCCTCTGGTTTAATGTGGCGGTTAAACTGTTAAGCTCGTGTTGCGGCACCATAATTTTTAAATCCATTTCGCCATTTTCAGCGGGCTGCCATTTTTCAACAATGGTTATGATGATTTTTTGAATAAAAGTTTTATCAGAAAATGTTTCCTGAACAGTGCTATCCACCTGCTGTGCCAAAATTAAATTGGTAACCTGCTGTTTTAATTTGCTCAGAAACTGTCGTGCAGACAGCTTCATTTCCGACTCTGAATTACTTTTTCGCTCATCTGCGTCTGATTTTGCTTTCGCGAGAATTTCTCCGGCTTTTTTCTGGGCTTCATTGATAATTTTTTCGGCCTCTTTCTTTGCGTTTTCTTTTATCTTTTCTGCCTCATCCCGGGCTTTTACAATGCCTTCATTATATATTTTTTCTGTTATTTCCTGTAATTTATCAGTCATGGTTTTTGTTGAAGTTTTTAAATGGTTTATCGAATGTTATCCAGGGAAAGAGATTGTGTAGAGTGGCCAACCGTAAAAACCGGCATTTCACAGCCGTACACGATTTGAGTAACAAACTGACCGATGCGCCGGTCGGCAAAAATAGATTCCTGGTGTGTTCGTATGATGATCAAATCAGGATTTTCTTCCGTAATATAATCGAGAATTACTTTGTGCTTGAGTTGGTTGTGTACCTTTAAAATTTCAACTTCACACTCCACACCACGTTTGTTTAACATCTCTTTCAGGTGATCAGCATTTTTTCGGGCCAAACTCCTGCCTTCGTTGATATCGATGTTTAAGGCCGAAACAATTTTGACTTTGGCTTTCCATTTTTTTGCAAAAAAAGTAGCCCAAAATAGTCTTTTCGTTGTGGTTTGCGAAATATCGATTGGGACGACAATTGTTTTAATCTTTTTTAATGAGGTCTTTTTGTTGAGAAGTAAAACCGGACAATGTGAGCGAATAATGAGTTTGTTTATCATTGTATTTTTGAGTCCGCTGTCATTTTTGTCAAGAGCAATAAAATCGTATCCCCCATTTTTTGATTCTTTTATTAAGGTGGATAATTTTTCTCCCATTTTTATACGCGGAATAAATTCATCCGGCAGTTCCTTTTTTGTCGTTTTTTTCAGAAAATCGATTAGATTTTGTTTTGCATGATCTTTTATTGAATCCTTCTTTTTGGGCTGAAGTCCCATGGTAAGGAACGATGATCTTTCAAGAATATTCAAGAAGAATATTCGCATCTTCAATGGCTTGTGAAAGCGCAGAAATTGTTTTAAAACGGATTTTGCGTTTGAATTTTGAGGGATGTATGCCAGTATACTGTTTGACATTTGATTCATAGCCCCGATTTTTTAGGATTGAACAACAGTGATCGTAGGAAAATGGTTAGTTGCTCAAATTTTTTAATTAACATATGATACGGAAAAAGTATTCAAGGGTTTACAAAAAAGGTTCAAAAAGCATTATAATTTTGACAAAAATAGTTGAGTCACTTCACTTTGTGAATAAAGAATATCAATATCGAAGTGTGGAAATTATTATTTTTAGTTTGCGTTTTGATTTTTTGATTGGATTTTTTGACAGATTCATGATTGAACGGGTCGAACTTGTATTTTAAATGCCTCCACTGGGTTAAGTGTAAAAATTTGATAAATGTCTTGTTGTGACAGACCATTTTTTTCCAACGCAGGAATCAGGTATTCTTCTATTTCGGTGTATCCTCTGAAATTTCCACCACCGGGCTCTCCCGGACGATACCATCCTGCATCGTGAGAGAAAAGCAGTTTATGAAGTAATCCTTCTTTTTTCATTTGAAGAGCAAAATTTACAAATCGGTCCAGTTTTTCCGGTGTGAAATTGTCATATCCAATCCAGGCTCCCATTTGCGCAGCTTCAATTGGTTTGCTTAAATCGCGTTCGTTATGTGCATGTGTCCAGATAAATGCAGAAGGATGAACGCCATAGTTTTTCAGGATTTCCAATTCCTGAAATGCAGGGACGGCCAATCCTGTATGTGACATAATTGTTAGTCCGGTCGCTTTATGTGTAATACAGGCAGCTTCAACTACCTTGCGGTTTATTTCTTCCAGGGATGCCCGTTCAACGGCAATTTTAATAAAACCCGGGTAAACTCCGGTTCCTTCAATTCCGTTTTTTGCCTCTTCAATCCAGCGTTCAGCAAGTTGTTCTGCTGTTTCTGTAAAACCGTGTTCGGGAATATATTTTGCACCAACGGCACTGTAGTATCCGGTGTTGGTAATGATCTGCAAACCTGATTTCTCCACCAGCATTTTTAATAATTCAGGATCGCGCCCCAAATAGGCCGGGGTGCATTCAACTATTGTTTTGTATCCGAGTTTTTTTATTTCCAAAAGATATGGAAGTACTTTTTCAACGACCTCCTCTTTTTTCCAGCGGTGATATCCGGTGCTGTCGGCTCCAATAAAATCAACCAGAATATGTTCGTGGTGTAGGGTTTTCCCGATTTCTCCCGCCGGAATTTCTCCGCTTACAGTGATAATTTTTGACTCCTTGCTGTTACACGACAGCAAAAATATAGCTGAAACAAACAGATAAAGGAAATTGGTATTTTTCATCATAAATTGCCTGAAATTTTTTCCAATTTACAAAAACATGTTCATTCGGGAAATAGGTAAAGAAAATATAAGAACGATTAAATCTTTTTTCTTTTCCTCCAGACAACAAGTATCGCTCCAGCAAAAACCAATGCTGCTCCCAAAATAGTAATTATTGAGAAACGTTCATGCGCTACCCAGCTGACATCCATTTCAGTCAAAATCCCCATGGTTATAAAAGTGATCATCGGGTTTACAATGATGATAATACTTACTTTATTGGCTTCGAGATATTTTAGTGCCAACGCCAGACAAGAGTATGCAATAAAAGTATTTGCTCCCAGGAAAACCATTAGAAGCCACCATGTCCAATGTAAATGAAAGAGCGGTGTTAAGTCAATAAAAGGGATATAAATCAAAGCAGGAAAACCAAACAGGAAAAGATTTAAACTTTCCGCAGAATGCCTGATTACCAGTTTTTTTTGAGAAATAGCATAAGTTGACCAGGCAATGGCTCCTGAGATGGTGAATAATACTCCAAGGTTATATTTTTCCTGACTTTCAAAAAAGGCAGACAACTGGTCGCGGTAAAAAAAAGAAAAACCAATAATAGCTACAGAAAATCCAATGATTTGATTTCGTTTAAGTTTTTCCTTAAAAAAAACAAGACCGGCAACCGCAAGAATAATCGGGCCGGTTTGAATAAAAAGTTGTGCATTGCTTGGAGTGGTGTAGTGGATTCCCAACATATATCCCATATAATTCCAGGAGAGTCCGATTCCGGCCAGTATCAGAAGAAGGGGAGGGCGTTTCAGAATCCGGAAGGAGGAAGGATTCTGGAATATCTGCCAAACGGAAAGCATAATAAAAGCCACGGAAAAACGGAACCAAACGATGGTAGCCGGTTCAACTTCCCGTGTAGCTACTTTTAAGGCGATCGCCAGAAATCCCCAAAAGAAAGCAGTGGTTGAAGCATAAATTATTCCTTTGGTATAGTTTTGCATATTTGTTTGTCAGAATAAAAATCCCGGATATTTTGTACCCGGGATAACAATATTTATATTGTTTCCGGTCTATCTTAATTGTGCATCAAAATCACGTTCAAAAGCGGAAAGCATTTTTTTCATTGTTTTATCAATTTGCTTGTCCTTTAGTGTTTTATTGTCGTCCCGGAGAATAAAACTAACCGCATACGATTTTTTACCTTCAGGCACCCCTTTTCCTTCATACACATCGAATAGATTTACGTTTCGTAAAATCTGACGTTCCACTTTAAAAGCACTTTCTTTTATCTGACTGAATTTAACCGGTTTGTCAATCAACAAAGCCAGATCTCTTCGAACTGCCGGAAATTTGGGCAATTCTTCAAATACTATTTTGTGATTTCGTTTTTCGTAAATAATACGCCCCCAATCTAAATCAGCGTAATACACCGGGTTTTCGATATCAAATTTTTTGAGCCATTTTTTGGCCACAAT
This genomic interval carries:
- a CDS encoding universal stress protein yields the protein MNQMSNSILAYIPQNSNAKSVLKQFLRFHKPLKMRIFFLNILERSSFLTMGLQPKKKDSIKDHAKQNLIDFLKKTTKKELPDEFIPRIKMGEKLSTLIKESKNGGYDFIALDKNDSGLKNTMINKLIIRSHCPVLLLNKKTSLKKIKTIVVPIDISQTTTKRLFWATFFAKKWKAKVKIVSALNIDINEGRSLARKNADHLKEMLNKRGVECEVEILKVHNQLKHKVILDYITEENPDLIIIRTHQESIFADRRIGQFVTQIVYGCEMPVFTVGHSTQSLSLDNIR
- a CDS encoding DUF2764 family protein translates to MFKKNYYCLIAGLPDLFFDELKSEITPVSFRRILKNDLIPADFEFVRMLFYPDDNDNLLNQIFDSGATFNCSGNFAKKFLDEQIENPTEIPEYMIQFLKWIKNKDIKQHHLLAENKLHTLFNEYAVKIKNRFLRDWFLFDLKINNLITAFHCLSYKYEMSEHLIHTEETNVMNSLLLENRLKPEYFDDEIPFASEIIRVIETDMKMIEKEKNIDKIKWNYLDEQTFFFYFTIEKILSYTIKLKMIERWTKLDKKTGKELLEKLLTELKTSYVFPEEFSVAK
- a CDS encoding DivIVA domain-containing protein, with amino-acid sequence MNHLKTSTKTMTDKLQEITEKIYNEGIVKARDEAEKIKENAKKEAEKIINEAQKKAGEILAKAKSDADERKSNSESEMKLSARQFLSKLKQQVTNLILAQQVDSTVQETFSDKTFIQKIIITIVEKWQPAENGEMDLKIMVPQHELNSLTATLNQRAAEAMKKGLDVQVDSKLKTGFKIGPKDDRFVVRFTDLDFENYFKTYLKETTQKLLFED
- a CDS encoding phosphotriesterase family protein; the protein is MMKNTNFLYLFVSAIFLLSCNSKESKIITVSGEIPAGEIGKTLHHEHILVDFIGADSTGYHRWKKEEVVEKVLPYLLEIKKLGYKTIVECTPAYLGRDPELLKMLVEKSGLQIITNTGYYSAVGAKYIPEHGFTETAEQLAERWIEEAKNGIEGTGVYPGFIKIAVERASLEEINRKVVEAACITHKATGLTIMSHTGLAVPAFQELEILKNYGVHPSAFIWTHAHNERDLSKPIEAAQMGAWIGYDNFTPEKLDRFVNFALQMKKEGLLHKLLFSHDAGWYRPGEPGGGNFRGYTEIEEYLIPALEKNGLSQQDIYQIFTLNPVEAFKIQVRPVQS
- a CDS encoding DMT family transporter; amino-acid sequence: MQNYTKGIIYASTTAFFWGFLAIALKVATREVEPATIVWFRFSVAFIMLSVWQIFQNPSSFRILKRPPLLLILAGIGLSWNYMGYMLGIHYTTPSNAQLFIQTGPIILAVAGLVFFKEKLKRNQIIGFSVAIIGFSFFYRDQLSAFFESQEKYNLGVLFTISGAIAWSTYAISQKKLVIRHSAESLNLFLFGFPALIYIPFIDLTPLFHLHWTWWLLMVFLGANTFIAYSCLALALKYLEANKVSIIIIVNPMITFITMGILTEMDVSWVAHERFSIITILGAALVFAGAILVVWRKRKKI